Proteins from a genomic interval of Rhodococcoides fascians A25f:
- a CDS encoding glycine betaine ABC transporter substrate-binding protein, which translates to MRHTTRGFIALCAVMMTAVTSCGLQSGSAVPLSVEPGSIQPVPGLEGAQLIVGSKEFTEQVILGYILEFGLVAAGADVRDLTNISGSNSTRQAMVSGQVDVTYEYTGTAWINFLGNETAIPDATGQFEALRDQDAANGLTWVNPAPMDNTYALAMNQTTADATGITTLSDYAALATTDPAAAQTCVETEFNSRQDGFPGMAAAYGFDPNVVPRQVLQGGIIYQATADGSQCKFGEVFTTDGRIKGLNLVVIQDDKSFFPRYNATVVIRTPIAEQYPEIAEVTAPISAALTNDEITELNRQVDIDGREPADVARDWMVKQGFVTVGSD; encoded by the coding sequence ATGCGGCACACGACACGAGGGTTTATTGCCCTCTGCGCCGTCATGATGACGGCAGTGACGAGTTGCGGTCTGCAGTCGGGCAGCGCAGTGCCGCTGTCCGTGGAACCCGGCAGCATTCAACCTGTACCGGGTCTCGAAGGCGCACAATTGATCGTCGGCTCGAAGGAATTCACCGAGCAGGTGATCCTGGGTTACATACTCGAATTCGGGCTGGTGGCAGCCGGAGCCGACGTCCGAGACCTCACCAACATTTCGGGGTCCAACAGCACCCGCCAAGCCATGGTTTCCGGCCAGGTGGACGTCACCTACGAATACACGGGTACGGCCTGGATCAACTTCCTGGGAAACGAAACCGCCATCCCGGACGCCACCGGGCAGTTCGAGGCCTTGCGCGACCAGGACGCAGCCAACGGACTCACCTGGGTCAACCCTGCACCGATGGACAACACGTACGCACTCGCGATGAATCAGACGACGGCAGACGCGACCGGCATCACGACGCTCTCGGACTACGCCGCGCTCGCCACCACCGATCCGGCCGCGGCACAGACCTGCGTGGAGACCGAGTTCAATTCACGACAGGACGGGTTTCCGGGTATGGCCGCTGCCTACGGCTTCGACCCCAACGTCGTTCCGCGGCAGGTGTTGCAGGGCGGCATCATCTATCAGGCAACGGCCGACGGTTCGCAGTGCAAGTTCGGTGAGGTGTTCACCACCGACGGCCGTATCAAAGGTCTGAACCTGGTCGTGATTCAAGATGACAAGAGCTTCTTTCCCCGCTACAACGCCACGGTCGTGATTCGCACGCCCATTGCCGAGCAATACCCGGAGATCGCCGAGGTCACCGCTCCTATTTCCGCGGCGCTGACCAACGACGAGATCACCGAGCTCAACCGGCAGGTGGACATAGACGGACGCGAGCCCGCGGATGTCGCGCGCGACTGGATGGTGAAGCAGGGATTCGTCACCGTCGGCAGTGACTAG
- a CDS encoding glycine betaine ABC transporter substrate-binding protein, translating into MRRSTQQLIALCAVSTIALAGCGLQSGSAVPLSVEPGSIEAMPGLEGAELTVGSKDFTEQIVLGYILEFALSAAGADVRDLTNISGSNSTRQAMVSGQVDLTYEYTGTGWINYLGNESPITDATEQFDAIRDADVANGLTWVNPAPMDNTYALAMNQATADQTGVKTLSDYAALVARDPAASALCVETEFNSRQDGFPGLAAAYGFDPNAVPRQILQTGIIYQATAEGSQCKFGEVFTTDGRIKGLNLVVVEDDKSFFPRYNATVVIRSSIAEQYPEIAEVTAPISAKLTNDEITELNKQVDVDGREPADVARDWMVKEGFVTAGAD; encoded by the coding sequence ATGCGGCGCTCGACACAACAACTCATAGCTCTGTGCGCGGTCAGCACGATCGCACTGGCAGGTTGCGGTTTGCAATCTGGCAGCGCCGTGCCGCTGTCGGTGGAGCCCGGCAGCATCGAAGCGATGCCAGGTCTCGAGGGCGCGGAACTGACCGTCGGCTCCAAAGACTTCACCGAGCAGATCGTATTGGGCTACATCCTCGAATTCGCGTTGTCGGCTGCAGGCGCGGACGTTCGCGACCTGACGAACATTTCGGGGTCGAACAGCACCCGCCAGGCCATGGTCTCCGGGCAGGTCGATCTCACCTACGAGTACACCGGGACCGGCTGGATCAACTACCTCGGCAACGAAAGTCCCATCACGGATGCCACCGAGCAGTTCGATGCGATCCGCGATGCCGATGTCGCCAATGGACTGACGTGGGTCAATCCCGCGCCGATGGACAACACGTACGCCCTGGCGATGAACCAGGCAACAGCCGACCAGACCGGAGTGAAGACTCTGTCGGACTACGCAGCTCTCGTGGCGCGCGATCCGGCTGCGTCGGCGTTGTGCGTGGAGACCGAGTTCAATTCACGACAGGACGGATTTCCCGGCCTGGCGGCAGCGTACGGTTTCGACCCCAATGCCGTTCCCCGTCAGATTCTGCAGACCGGAATCATCTATCAGGCGACGGCCGAGGGTTCGCAATGCAAGTTCGGTGAGGTGTTCACCACCGACGGCCGAATCAAGGGTCTGAATCTCGTCGTTGTCGAGGACGACAAGAGCTTCTTTCCCCGGTACAACGCCACCGTCGTGATCCGCTCGTCGATCGCCGAGCAGTATCCGGAAATTGCCGAGGTGACTGCGCCGATTTCGGCGAAGCTGACCAACGACGAGATCACCGAACTGAACAAACAGGTCGACGTCGACGGCCGCGAACCGGCCGACGTCGCACGTGACTGGATGGTCAAAGAGGGTTTCGTCACCGCAGGCGCGGATTAG
- a CDS encoding ABC transporter permease, whose amino-acid sequence MQAAKQAAKRAERVRLLVQPALIAIVVVALLAYTFTRDLTATQAETLNAATLFQALKEHVLITIVVTALVLAIAVPLGILLTRNGYRKLAPIFIGIANIGQAAPAVGLLVLLFLATGKTGFWIGVLPIAFYSLLPVLRNTMLGFQQVDPSYIDAARGQGMSSSGILWRIEFPLAVPYMLAGLRTSLVLAVGTATLSFLVGAGGLGVLIDTGYKLYQPLILVVGGVLAVALALFVDWLGALAEAYLGPKGLR is encoded by the coding sequence GTGCAGGCGGCGAAGCAGGCTGCCAAGCGAGCGGAACGTGTTCGGCTACTGGTGCAACCGGCCCTCATCGCGATAGTGGTTGTCGCACTTCTTGCCTATACGTTCACTCGCGATCTGACTGCTACACAAGCGGAGACGTTGAACGCGGCCACGCTGTTCCAGGCGTTGAAAGAGCACGTCTTGATCACGATCGTCGTCACGGCGCTCGTGCTGGCCATAGCGGTTCCTCTGGGAATCCTGTTGACCCGCAACGGCTACCGAAAGTTGGCACCGATCTTCATCGGTATCGCCAACATCGGTCAGGCCGCTCCGGCGGTAGGCCTGTTGGTGTTGCTGTTCCTCGCGACCGGCAAGACCGGTTTCTGGATCGGCGTACTGCCCATCGCGTTCTACTCGCTGCTTCCCGTTCTCCGAAACACGATGCTCGGTTTTCAGCAGGTCGACCCGAGCTACATCGATGCTGCACGCGGACAGGGCATGTCGAGTAGCGGCATCCTCTGGCGTATCGAGTTTCCACTCGCCGTGCCGTACATGCTGGCCGGTCTACGAACGTCGCTGGTGCTCGCCGTCGGTACCGCCACCTTGAGCTTCCTCGTGGGAGCGGGCGGTCTCGGAGTTCTGATCGATACCGGTTACAAGCTCTACCAGCCACTCATCCTCGTCGTCGGAGGCGTTCTCGCCGTGGCCCTCGCGTTGTTCGTGGACTGGCTCGGGGCACTCGCCGAGGCCTATCTCGGCCCGAAAGGACTCCGCTGA
- a CDS encoding ABC transporter ATP-binding protein, which translates to MSEKTTVSGAEIVLENVTKSYSGQKDAAVDNVSMTIPAGEVVVLVGPSGCGKTTTMRMINRLIEPTSGRITIGGKDALSINPNELRRTIGYSIQQAGLFPHMTIAENVGMVPGLIGWKKKRISDRTDEMLDLVGLDPALYRERYPRQLSGGQQQRVGVARALAADPPVLLMDEPFGAVDPITRGLLQDELMRLQAELGKTIVFVTHDFDEAVKLGDRIAVLGNQSRILQFDTPEAVLANPADETVAGFVGAGAALKQLTLMRVRDIELSDVPVMGEDQPVESMNAALGNDPEAWGIILDARKRPIRWTDRRHLAGVGSLRDVGVPMGEMVSTQSTLQDALEALLAEGNATATVTGQRGEYAGTITIEQLIDTIKTIRSQHAHDHDKDTSAEDVTAGSPS; encoded by the coding sequence GTGAGTGAGAAAACGACCGTATCCGGCGCAGAAATCGTGCTGGAGAACGTGACCAAGAGTTACTCGGGCCAGAAGGACGCCGCCGTCGACAACGTGTCGATGACGATCCCGGCCGGCGAAGTGGTCGTATTGGTCGGACCGTCGGGCTGCGGCAAGACGACGACCATGCGAATGATCAACCGATTGATCGAACCGACGTCGGGCCGCATCACCATCGGCGGCAAGGACGCATTGTCGATCAATCCGAACGAGCTCCGCCGCACCATCGGATACTCCATCCAGCAAGCAGGGCTGTTCCCGCACATGACCATTGCCGAAAACGTCGGCATGGTTCCAGGGCTGATCGGCTGGAAGAAGAAGAGGATCTCGGACCGTACGGACGAAATGCTCGATCTCGTCGGTCTCGATCCAGCGTTGTACCGCGAACGCTACCCACGCCAGCTGTCCGGAGGTCAGCAGCAACGTGTCGGTGTTGCGCGCGCTCTGGCCGCTGATCCGCCGGTTCTGTTGATGGACGAGCCTTTCGGTGCCGTCGACCCCATCACTCGCGGTTTGCTTCAGGACGAATTGATGCGTCTACAGGCCGAACTGGGCAAGACGATCGTCTTCGTCACGCACGACTTCGACGAAGCCGTCAAACTCGGTGATCGAATCGCCGTGCTGGGCAATCAGTCCCGAATCCTGCAGTTCGATACCCCCGAAGCGGTGCTGGCCAACCCAGCCGACGAGACGGTCGCCGGATTCGTCGGTGCCGGTGCAGCTCTCAAGCAACTGACACTGATGAGAGTGCGCGACATCGAGTTGTCCGATGTTCCGGTCATGGGCGAAGACCAGCCGGTCGAGTCGATGAACGCGGCTCTCGGCAACGACCCGGAGGCATGGGGAATCATTCTCGATGCGCGTAAGCGGCCCATTCGTTGGACCGATCGCCGTCATCTCGCCGGGGTAGGCAGCCTGCGCGACGTCGGTGTTCCGATGGGCGAGATGGTCTCGACGCAGTCGACGCTGCAGGACGCACTCGAAGCGCTTCTCGCCGAGGGCAACGCGACCGCCACAGTTACCGGTCAGCGCGGCGAATACGCCGGCACGATCACCATCGAGCAACTGATCGACACCATCAAGACCATCCGTTCGCAGCATGCTCATGACCACGACAAGGACACCTCAGCGGAAGACGTGACGGCAGGAAGTCCGTCGTGA
- a CDS encoding ABC transporter permease codes for MDALWEFIVGRRRQLAIDSYLHVSAVIQCVVIATVIGVAIGVLVYRSPAGSAIATALASTVLTIPSFALLGLLIPILGLGVRPTVTALVLYSLLPIIRNTVVGLDAVNPAVTDAARGIGMSRILVLRRIEIPLAWPSILTGMRVSTQLAMGILAIAAYAKGPGLGNLLFSGLARVGSPTAVPQALTGTILIVLLALILDGIYVVIGKLTTSRGIRE; via the coding sequence ATGGATGCACTGTGGGAATTCATCGTCGGACGGCGAAGGCAGTTGGCAATCGACTCCTATCTACACGTGTCGGCCGTCATCCAATGCGTCGTCATCGCTACCGTCATCGGCGTCGCCATCGGCGTGCTCGTCTATCGCAGTCCGGCCGGCTCCGCCATCGCGACGGCCCTGGCGAGCACCGTCCTCACGATTCCGTCGTTTGCTCTGTTGGGTCTGCTGATCCCCATTTTAGGACTCGGTGTTCGACCGACAGTGACCGCTCTGGTCCTGTACTCACTGCTCCCGATCATCCGAAATACGGTGGTCGGCCTGGATGCGGTCAATCCGGCAGTAACCGATGCCGCCCGCGGAATCGGCATGAGCCGCATTCTTGTGTTGCGGCGCATCGAGATTCCACTTGCGTGGCCCTCGATTCTGACCGGTATGCGAGTCAGTACACAGCTGGCCATGGGCATTCTGGCCATCGCTGCGTACGCCAAAGGCCCTGGCCTGGGCAATCTTCTGTTCTCCGGGCTCGCACGGGTCGGCAGCCCCACCGCCGTTCCACAGGCACTGACCGGCACCATCCTCATCGTCCTGCTGGCGTTGATCCTCGATGGGATCTACGTCGTGATCGGCAAACTGACCACCTCGAGGGGTATCCGTGAGTGA
- the glnA gene encoding type I glutamate--ammonia ligase produces the protein MAFSTAQEVIKFIADEGIEYVDIRFTDLPGAQQHFSIAAKAFTADTLEDGLAFDGSSVRGFQSIHESDMILLPDYATAQVDPFRNAKTLNIDFFVHDPFTREAYSRDPRNVARKAEEYLASTGIADTAYFGAEAEFYIFDSVRFDSQANGAFYEVDSSSGWWNTGAETEADGSPNLGYKVRFKGGYFPVAPYDHYVDLRDQISTNLQNAGFELERAHHEVGTGGQQEINYKFNTLLRAADDLQLFKYIVKNTAWQNGKSATFMPKPLFGDNGSGMHVHQSLWKDGKPLFHDEAGYAGLSDLARHYIGGILHHAPSLLAFTNPTINSYHRLVPGYEAPINLVYSQRNRSAAVRIPITGNNPKAKRLEFRAPDSSGNPYLNFAAQMMAGLDGIKNKIEPMAPVDKDLYELPPEEAKNIPQAPTSLNAVIDRLEADHDYLTEGGVFTTDLIETWISLKREQEIAPVNLRPHPYEFSLYYDV, from the coding sequence GTGGCGTTTTCCACGGCCCAAGAGGTCATCAAGTTCATCGCAGATGAAGGAATCGAATACGTCGACATCCGATTCACGGATCTGCCGGGTGCACAGCAGCACTTCTCGATCGCCGCGAAGGCGTTCACGGCGGATACCCTGGAAGACGGTCTCGCGTTCGACGGCTCGTCCGTCCGCGGCTTCCAGTCCATCCACGAGTCCGACATGATCTTGCTTCCGGACTACGCCACCGCTCAGGTCGACCCGTTCCGCAACGCCAAGACGCTGAACATCGACTTCTTCGTCCACGATCCGTTCACGCGTGAGGCATACAGCCGCGACCCGCGCAACGTCGCTCGCAAGGCCGAGGAGTACTTGGCCAGCACCGGCATCGCCGACACCGCCTACTTCGGTGCCGAGGCCGAGTTCTACATCTTCGATTCCGTCCGCTTCGATTCGCAGGCCAACGGCGCGTTCTACGAGGTCGACTCGTCCTCGGGTTGGTGGAACACCGGAGCCGAGACCGAGGCAGACGGCAGCCCGAACCTCGGCTACAAGGTTCGATTCAAGGGTGGCTACTTCCCCGTCGCTCCGTACGACCACTACGTGGACCTGCGCGACCAGATCTCCACCAACCTGCAGAACGCGGGCTTCGAGCTCGAGCGTGCCCACCACGAGGTCGGCACCGGCGGGCAGCAGGAGATCAACTACAAGTTCAACACGCTGCTCCGCGCCGCCGACGATCTGCAGCTGTTCAAGTACATCGTCAAGAACACCGCGTGGCAGAACGGCAAGTCGGCAACCTTCATGCCGAAGCCGCTCTTCGGTGACAACGGCTCGGGCATGCACGTGCACCAGTCGCTGTGGAAGGACGGAAAGCCCCTCTTCCACGACGAGGCCGGATACGCCGGACTGTCGGATCTCGCACGCCACTACATCGGCGGCATCCTGCACCACGCGCCGTCGCTGTTGGCCTTCACCAACCCGACGATCAACTCCTACCACCGCTTGGTGCCGGGCTACGAAGCCCCCATCAACCTGGTCTACAGCCAGCGCAATCGCTCCGCTGCAGTGCGCATCCCGATCACCGGCAACAACCCGAAGGCCAAGCGCCTCGAGTTCCGCGCGCCGGACTCCTCGGGCAACCCGTACCTGAACTTCGCTGCTCAGATGATGGCGGGCCTGGACGGAATCAAGAACAAGATCGAGCCGATGGCTCCGGTCGACAAGGACCTCTACGAGTTGCCGCCCGAGGAAGCCAAGAACATTCCTCAGGCGCCCACCTCGCTCAATGCGGTCATCGACCGTCTCGAGGCCGATCACGATTACCTCACCGAGGGTGGCGTGTTCACGACCGACCTGATCGAGACCTGGATCTCGCTCAAGCGTGAACAGGAAATCGCTCCTGTGAACCTGCGTCCGCACCCGTACGAGTTCTCGCTGTACTACGACGTGTGA
- a CDS encoding RDD family protein encodes MARMTGSWLSGPAAANPRQPQNFRGEELGLPQQGVGALAGAGRRILALILDWTMATGVASLILGGYTTSGLISTIVLAVWFVVGLVTVSLFSFTPGQFVVGIQVGRIDAHARVGFVRALVRQLILLFVVPAVITDMDGRGMHDRATGTALLRTR; translated from the coding sequence ATGGCACGAATGACAGGGTCCTGGTTGTCCGGACCGGCGGCCGCGAACCCACGGCAACCACAGAACTTTCGCGGCGAAGAACTGGGCCTGCCTCAGCAGGGGGTCGGCGCACTGGCAGGTGCGGGCCGCAGAATTCTGGCCCTGATTCTGGACTGGACCATGGCGACCGGCGTCGCGTCGCTGATACTCGGCGGTTACACCACGAGTGGACTGATCTCGACGATCGTGCTTGCGGTGTGGTTCGTAGTTGGACTGGTGACCGTCTCGCTGTTCTCGTTCACCCCTGGGCAGTTCGTGGTCGGTATCCAGGTAGGTCGCATCGACGCCCATGCCCGAGTCGGCTTCGTTCGGGCGCTGGTTCGTCAGCTGATTCTGCTGTTCGTCGTCCCGGCCGTCATCACCGATATGGACGGACGCGGAATGCACGACCGCGCAACGGGAACAGCCCTGCTGCGGACCCGCTGA
- a CDS encoding DUF4191 domain-containing protein, translated as MANGSKAGKAAKPSKEAKAAAKAARKKASKERRSQLWQAFQMQRKDDKALLPLMIGAVVGLGLVGFLIGLAFGFQWFLLPIGLLLGVLVAFIIFGRRVQKSVYKKADGQAGAAAWALDNLQGSWRVTNAIAGTTHLDAVHRVIGKPGVILVAEGAPQRVKALLAQEKKKTARLVGDTPIYDVIVGNEENQIPLSGLQKYLSKLPKNIDGKRMDTIESRLSALGTKGGPAMPKGPVPGGAKMKGVQRTMKRR; from the coding sequence ATGGCGAACGGCAGTAAGGCTGGCAAAGCAGCGAAGCCCAGCAAGGAAGCAAAAGCAGCCGCGAAAGCGGCCCGCAAGAAGGCATCGAAGGAACGCCGCAGTCAGCTGTGGCAGGCGTTCCAGATGCAGCGCAAGGACGACAAGGCTCTCCTTCCGCTGATGATCGGGGCGGTGGTAGGGCTCGGGCTCGTCGGCTTCCTCATCGGCCTTGCCTTCGGCTTCCAGTGGTTCTTGCTCCCCATCGGCTTGCTGCTCGGCGTGTTGGTCGCCTTCATCATCTTCGGTCGCCGGGTGCAGAAGTCGGTGTACAAGAAGGCCGACGGCCAGGCCGGCGCTGCAGCCTGGGCCCTGGACAACCTGCAGGGTTCGTGGCGGGTGACCAACGCGATCGCCGGCACCACTCACCTCGACGCCGTGCACCGGGTGATCGGCAAGCCCGGGGTCATCCTCGTTGCCGAGGGTGCACCGCAGCGCGTGAAAGCACTGCTGGCACAAGAGAAGAAGAAGACCGCCCGCCTGGTGGGTGACACCCCCATCTACGACGTGATCGTCGGAAACGAAGAGAACCAGATTCCTCTGTCGGGTCTGCAGAAGTATCTGTCGAAGTTGCCCAAGAACATCGACGGCAAGCGCATGGACACCATAGAGTCACGGCTCTCCGCGCTCGGCACGAAGGGCGGCCCGGCGATGCCGAAGGGACCCGTTCCCGGCGGGGCCAAGATGAAGGGCGTCCAGCGGACCATGAAGCGCCGCTAG
- the lipA gene encoding lipoyl synthase yields MTVAPEGRKLLRLEIRNAETPIERKPNWIKTKAKMGPEYTELKGLVKREGLHTVCEEAGCPNIYECWEDREATFLIGGEQCTRRCDFCQIDTGKPDDLDRDEPRRVAESVQAMGLRYSTITGVARDDLEDGGAWLYAETVRFIKKLNPNTGVELLIPDFNAKPDQLAEVFSSRPEVLAHNVETVPRIFKRIRPAFRYQRSMDVITAARDDGLVTKSNLILGMGETPEEVQEAIRDLHEAGCDILTITQYLRPSPRHHPVERWVKPEEFVEHSDYATEVGFAGVLAGPLVRSSYRAGRLYAQAMAHHGRELPESMSHLTDGGEASQEASSLMARLAAR; encoded by the coding sequence GTGACTGTGGCCCCAGAAGGACGCAAGCTGCTCCGCCTCGAGATCCGAAACGCGGAGACCCCCATCGAACGCAAACCCAACTGGATCAAGACCAAAGCCAAGATGGGCCCGGAATACACCGAGCTCAAAGGTCTTGTGAAGCGTGAGGGTCTGCACACGGTGTGCGAGGAAGCCGGCTGCCCGAATATCTACGAATGCTGGGAAGATCGCGAAGCGACCTTCCTCATCGGCGGTGAGCAATGCACCCGCCGTTGCGATTTCTGCCAGATCGACACCGGCAAGCCGGACGACCTCGATCGAGACGAGCCGCGCCGTGTGGCGGAGTCCGTGCAGGCCATGGGTCTGCGCTACTCCACGATCACCGGCGTCGCCCGTGACGATCTCGAGGACGGCGGGGCATGGCTGTACGCCGAGACGGTGCGCTTCATCAAGAAGCTGAACCCGAACACCGGTGTCGAGCTGCTCATCCCCGATTTCAACGCCAAGCCCGATCAGCTGGCCGAGGTCTTCTCCTCGCGACCGGAGGTCCTGGCCCACAACGTCGAGACCGTGCCGCGCATCTTCAAGCGCATTCGTCCGGCGTTTCGCTACCAGCGGTCGATGGACGTCATCACTGCGGCGCGCGATGACGGCTTGGTCACCAAGTCCAACCTCATCCTCGGTATGGGCGAGACGCCCGAAGAGGTGCAGGAAGCGATTCGCGACCTGCACGAGGCGGGCTGCGACATCCTGACCATCACCCAATACCTGCGGCCTTCACCGCGGCACCACCCCGTCGAGCGGTGGGTGAAGCCGGAGGAGTTCGTCGAGCACTCCGACTACGCAACCGAGGTCGGCTTCGCCGGTGTGCTGGCCGGGCCGTTGGTCCGCTCGTCCTACCGTGCCGGGCGCCTGTACGCGCAGGCCATGGCGCACCACGGTCGCGAACTGCCTGAGAGCATGAGCCATCTGACCGACGGCGGCGAAGCCTCGCAGGAGGCCAGTTCGTTGATGGCACGTCTGGCCGCTCGCTGA
- the lipB gene encoding lipoyl(octanoyl) transferase LipB, which produces MSDANSSSVRASARASTEPVEVRQLGTVEYTEAWALQRDLAGARADGVGSDTLLLLEHPSVYTAGRRTAEEDMPRDGTPVVEVDRGGKITWHGPGQLVGYPIVKLAQPIDVVKYVRRIEEALISVVSGYGIVCGRVDGRSGVWLAAEMRDGVWLPERKIAAIGVRVQRGVTLHGFSLNCNAAMTGFDAIVPCGIADAGVTSLSLELGRDVTTDDVLAAVTTAILAALDGSMPVQDHDIEHPATVGASINPQFTTVRFGA; this is translated from the coding sequence ATGAGTGACGCGAACTCTTCGTCGGTCCGAGCATCGGCACGCGCGAGCACCGAGCCTGTCGAGGTGCGCCAGTTGGGCACCGTCGAGTACACCGAGGCGTGGGCTCTGCAGCGCGATCTCGCGGGTGCCCGGGCCGACGGCGTCGGCTCCGACACACTGCTGCTGCTCGAGCATCCGTCCGTCTACACCGCGGGCCGACGCACAGCCGAGGAAGACATGCCCCGGGACGGCACTCCCGTCGTCGAGGTGGACCGCGGCGGCAAGATCACCTGGCACGGTCCTGGCCAGTTGGTCGGATATCCCATCGTGAAGCTCGCGCAGCCTATCGACGTCGTCAAGTACGTGCGCCGTATCGAAGAAGCGCTGATCTCCGTCGTATCCGGATACGGCATCGTGTGCGGACGCGTCGACGGCCGCTCAGGGGTGTGGCTTGCAGCCGAAATGCGCGACGGCGTCTGGCTTCCCGAGCGCAAGATCGCCGCAATTGGGGTCCGCGTCCAGCGCGGGGTGACACTGCACGGCTTCTCGCTCAACTGCAATGCGGCCATGACCGGGTTCGATGCGATCGTGCCGTGCGGCATCGCCGATGCGGGCGTCACATCACTGTCGCTCGAACTGGGACGTGACGTGACGACCGACGACGTCCTCGCGGCCGTCACCACTGCGATACTGGCTGCCCTCGACGGTTCGATGCCGGTGCAGGACCATGACATCGAGCATCCGGCGACAGTCGGCGCGTCGATCAACCCGCAGTTCACCACCGTTCGGTTCGGCGCGTAA